GCCCTCTCTCCCACACCGATATAGTCGCTGGGTACTGATTCTGGGCCCAGCGATTCTACTCCTTTTAATACTCCAATTTATCCACGCCGACTTCAGCTCCAAGATCACGCGGGACGTGATCGAACCGGCAATCGGGCTAACGATTGATGTACACAACGAGACCGAGGCAAAAACGGAAACCAACCATGTACCATCATACTGTCCAACGGATACAGAAATGGACTCTGTCCTGGTAGTCGTCAAAACAGGCATCACCGAAGCACAAGGCAAAGTCCCCGTGCACTTAAGAACGACCCTCCGCTGCGTGCCACACAAGATAGTCGTCTCGGACTTCGAAGAAGAGATAGCTGGTACACGCACACAAGACGTCTTCCTCAACGTCTCCGACACCCTCAAACAAACCAACGAAGACTTCGCCCTATACAACCGCGCCCGTACAGGCGGCCACACAGCTCTGACCTCCGAAGACCACACGAAAGTTGTCAACGGCCCATCGGGCATGAGCGACAACCCGGGCTGGAAATTGGACAAGTGGAAATTCCTTCCGATGGTCCATGCCGCGCGACGCGCGAAGCCAGACGCCAAGTGGTTCGTGTTCCTGGAAGCAGACACGTATCCAATCTGGCCGAATCTGCTCGGGTGGCTGGCGCATTTCAACCACGAGGAAAGACTGTATCTGGGGAACCAGATGCAGATTGGGCCTACGGTATTTGCGCATGGTGGGTCTGGGTTTGTACTTTCACATGCGGCGATTCATGCTGTTGCGGATTTTCATCAATTGCATATTGAGGAGTGGGATGATATCACGGATCAGGAATGGGCGGGGGATTGTGTGCTTGGGAGGGCGCTTGCCGCAACTGGGATTGAATTGACTTGGTCCTGGCCGCATGTTACCACGGAGTCGGTTTGGGAGCAGGACATGTTGCATGAGGGTTTTGGCAAGACGCCTTGGTGTTTTGCGCCTTTTACTTTTCACCACATGACGCCGGCGGATGTGGATCGGTTTTGGGAGTTCGAGCAGCAGTGGTTTGCAGGGGTGAGTTACTCTCCTTTTGATTGGATTTTCgccttttttggggggggctATCCATAGTGGGATATCAGCATGCTCATCCTCGTGGAATATTTGAATATGCCACTGACGAACCCTAGACAAATTCAGGCGTCCTCACATACAGTGATATCTTCCGCCACCTCATCCGCCCAACACTCACAGACCACCTAGACAACTGGGACAACTTGGCAAGCGCAGGCGACGATATTGAAGATAACAAGGGTCCAGAAACGCCTACTTCGTTTTCCGCCTGCGCGGACTACTGCGCCACAGACCCAGAGTGCATCCAATACCGCCTGACAGCCGACTCGCGCTGTACGACGTCTAATGCGGTGCTGCGCGGAAAGCCCCAGCCCGGCACACAGTCAGGGACGATGCTGTGGCGGGTTGATGCTGCGGTAGAGCAGATGGAGGAGTGTGAGAAGGCGTTGTGGGTGACCAGCTAGGGTTTTAGACTCGCGGGTTTCATTATTGCGTCCGTTTTACCGTTGGGATGCATTTCTGGGCGTTGAGCGTTGAGCATTATATTTTGGTCTTCAGTTTTGTATCAAGGTTAAAAGGATAGCGGCCTTTTATCGCGTTGGCTGAAAAGTGACACAGGCAAATAATTGTAACGAATGGGATGTTTGTTGGGGATGGATGGTGTTTAATGAGATCTCGGGACTCGTCATGTCCAGCTTCACGCTGTTTAGAGAACAATTCAGGCAAGAGTTACCAAACATCTCTTATGAATCTGGCTGCTCTTTGTAGGAATTGTGCCTCCGAGCCCTTCCGATTAGGGGTTAGCATGGTCTTGTTCTTTTGCCCGCGGCGTTTTGACGCAAAGGTGAGACCAATTGAAAGAGGGGAAGAATGAGTCGGTCTTCGCTTGATAATTGTATATAGAATGAAATGGCCGGGGACTTACCAAATTTCGATCGTGTCTACAGGATCTATAGGAAAAGACATCAAGTTCAAAGTAAACAGACGAGGGTCTTGCCTATGATGTCGGCCCTCGGACAGAGAAACATTTCTAGACCCCAGATCTACAGGTAGTATGTCATACGAACAAACGAATTTTGTAGGATTGTACATATCTCTAATAAGGCTTCTAAACGCAGCAAATCTATATGCTAGGATGAAGACCATTAAATCAATGTATCGAAATGTCATggaagaccaagaccaagaccaagacGCTATGCTCGCGAACTTTTCATGGCAAGTCAGCAGAGTGGTATCATCAAGACAAAGACAAAGACAGTCCGAGAAATGTGAGGTAAGTAGAAGGtattttcaaaaaaaaaaaaaaaaaaaaaaaaaaggaaccccTAAAAGACAACATCATTAGTTCGTAGGCGCGTCTGCCTCCGTAGCTTCTTGAGGAGACTCGTTCATCCCAGACCCGTTCATCCGAGACTCGTTCATTCTCGCAGCCTCGGAGATATTAACGAGACCAACACCTTCCAGAAGCACCGAGCCAGTCGTTGCATCTGCAGCAAGATCATCATCACCCAAGCCAGCCGGAATAGTTCCATTACCAAAGACAATCTCCTCGCCTTCAGCAGCAGGAACCCAGTCCGGACACTCGCGGGGACCCTCCATGCCCGCAGGAGGCAGCCCCCAGTGCGGCATGGGGCTACGATAACCCCAATCCCCATCTCGGTCAGCGTACGCAACAGCATGCAAGAAGATACCCAGCTCATGGGGACCCGGGTCCGAGTACAGCTCTGTGCCGCAGGTTTCACAGAGGTCG
Above is a window of Penicillium digitatum chromosome 2, complete sequence DNA encoding:
- a CDS encoding Fringe-like is translated as MPSLPHRYSRWVLILGPAILLLLILQFIHADFSSKITRDVIEPAIGLTIDVHNETEAKTETNHVPSYCPTDTEMDSVLVVVKTGITEAQGKVPVHLRTTLRCVPHKIVVSDFEEEIAGTRTQDVFLNVSDTLKQTNEDFALYNRARTGGHTALTSEDHTKVVNGPSGMSDNPGWKLDKWKFLPMVHAARRAKPDAKWFVFLEADTYPIWPNLLGWLAHFNHEERLYLGNQMQIGPTVFAHGGSGFVLSHAAIHAVADFHQLHIEEWDDITDQEWAGDCVLGRALAATGIELTWSWPHVTTESVWEQDMLHEGFGKTPWCFAPFTFHHMTPADVDRFWEFEQQWFAGTNSGVLTYSDIFRHLIRPTLTDHLDNWDNLASAGDDIEDNKGPETPTSFSACADYCATDPECIQYRLTADSRCTTSNAVLRGKPQPGTQSGTMLWRVDAAVEQMEECEKALWVTS